One segment of Salvia splendens isolate huo1 chromosome 20, SspV2, whole genome shotgun sequence DNA contains the following:
- the LOC121782964 gene encoding K(+) efflux antiporter 4-like isoform X1, producing the protein MSRSLAAAVLLAMVLAAAAVSEDSKLAAEGDVAAATFSNATITGNKTSPKEDTFADMIDRALQKEFTENEDHNEENDAGSFNNTVAEQQAVLETVARVKPKKNETKEEKSFKFNKVFNLDNDNGAEETPTLIDRKDNVFIISNFKSKYPVLQLDLRLISDLVVVIVSATCGGIAFACAGQPVLTGYLLAGSLVGPGGLNIISEMVQVETVAQFGVIFLLFALGLEFSTTKLRVVRAVAILGGLLQILFFMCLCGIIASACGGRASEGVFVGAFLSMSSTAVVYKFLMETNSTNALHGQVTIGTLILQDCAVGLLFAMLPVLGGTSGVMQGVISMTKSLVVLIAFLAALTVLSRTCVPWFLKLMISLSSQTNELYQLASVAFCLLVAWTSDKLGLSLELGSFAAGVMIATTDLGQHTLEQVEPIRNMFAALFLSSIGMLIHVHFLWNHVDILLASVILVVIVKTIVISVVVKGFGYNNKTSLLVGMSLAQIGEFAFVLLSRASNLHLVEGRVYLLLLGTTALSLVTTPLLFKLIPAVVHLGILLRWFSPESQVEIGLKGDILRSDISKQRIALISKDRLIHEV; encoded by the exons ATGAGTAGATCGTTAGCCGCCGCTGTCTTACTGGCAATGGTACTCGCCGCCGCCGCGGTGTCTGAGGATTCCAAGCTGGCCGCGGAGGGAGACGTCGCCGCTGCCACCTTCTCCAATGCCACCATTACTGGGAATAAGACCAGTCCGAAGGAGGACACGTTTGCTGATATGATCGACCGTGCGCTCCAGAAGGAATTCACGGAGAATGAGGATCATAATGAAG AAAACGATGCTGGTAGCTTCAACAACACTGTGGCTGAGCAACAG GCTGTTTTGGAAACAGTAGCTAGAGTGAAGCCaaagaaaaatgaaacaaaagaagaaaa AtcctttaaatttaataaagttttcAACCTGGATAATGACAATGGAGCTGAAGAGACCCCAACATTAATCGATAGAAAG GATAATGTATTTATCATATCAAATTTCAAATCCAAATACCCTGTGCTGCAGTTAGACTTGAG GCTCATATCAGACCTAGTTGTCGTCATTGTCTCTGCAACTTGTGGTGGAATTGCTTTTGCTTGTGCCGGACAACCG GTGCTTACTGGATACTTATTAGCAGGATCACTTGTTGGACCTGGAGGTCTGAATATTATCAGTGAAATGGTGCAA GTTGAAACAGTGGCTCAGTTTGGTGTAATTTTCCTTCTGTTTGCCCTTGGCCTGGAGTTCTCCACAACAAAG CTACGAGTTGTTCGTGCAGTTGCTATTCTTGGAGGGTTACTTCAAATTCTCTTTTTCATGTGCCTATGTGGAATTATAGCCTCG GCTTGTGGTGGCAGAGCTTCTGAGGGTGTATTTGTTGGAGCTTTTCTGTCTATGTCATCTACAGCAGTG GTTTACAAGTTCCTGATGGAGACAAATAGTACAAACGCTCTTCATGGTCAAGTGACTATTGGCACACTGATCTTACAG GACTGTGCTGTAGGATTGCTATTTGCTATGCTTCCAGTTCTTGGTGGAACTTCTGGTGTTATGCAGGGGGTCATTTCCATGACTAAATC GTTGGTGGTGTTGATTGCGTTCTTGGCAGCTCTAACAGTATTGTCGCGGACATGTGTGCCTTGGTTCTTGAAACTCATGATAAGTTTGTCATCACAG ACCAACGAACTTTATCAATTGGCATCAGTTGCATTTTGCCTTCTTGTTGCTTGG ACTAGCGACAAGCTTGGTCTCAGTTTAGAATTGGGTTCATTTGCTGCCGGAGTAATGATAGCCACAACTGATCTTGGTCAGCATACCCTTGAACAA GTTGAGCCTATTCGCAATATGTTTGCTGCTCTTTTCTTGTCTAGCATTGGCATGCTGATCCATGTTCATTTTCTATGGAATCATGTTGATATCTTGCTGGCATCAGTTATACTGGTTGTCATTGTGAAAACAATAGTAATTTCTGTTGTTGTCAAGGGATTTGGCTACAACAACAAAACTTCGCTTCTT GTCGGTATGTCTCTGGCACAAATAGGGGAATTTGCTTTTGTGCTTCTTAGTCGTGCCTCAAATCTGCATCTTGTTGAG GGGAGAGTGTATCTGCTGCTTCTTGGAACTACAGCCCTCAGTCTG GTAACTACTCCATTGCTTTTCAAGCTTATACCGGCAGTTGTGCACCTAGGCATCTTGTTACGCTGGTTTTCACCTGAAAGCCAAGTCGAG ATCGGACTCAAAGGAGACATTCTCCGGTCAGACATTTCTAAGCAGAGAATTGCCTTGATATCTAAGGATCGCTTGATACATGAAGTATGA
- the LOC121782964 gene encoding K(+) efflux antiporter 6-like isoform X2 gives MKQKKKSRSFKFNKVFNLDNDNGAEETPTLIDRKDNVFIISNFKSKYPVLQLDLRLISDLVVVIVSATCGGIAFACAGQPVLTGYLLAGSLVGPGGLNIISEMVQVETVAQFGVIFLLFALGLEFSTTKLRVVRAVAILGGLLQILFFMCLCGIIASACGGRASEGVFVGAFLSMSSTAVVYKFLMETNSTNALHGQVTIGTLILQDCAVGLLFAMLPVLGGTSGVMQGVISMTKSLVVLIAFLAALTVLSRTCVPWFLKLMISLSSQTNELYQLASVAFCLLVAWTSDKLGLSLELGSFAAGVMIATTDLGQHTLEQVEPIRNMFAALFLSSIGMLIHVHFLWNHVDILLASVILVVIVKTIVISVVVKGFGYNNKTSLLVGMSLAQIGEFAFVLLSRASNLHLVEGRVYLLLLGTTALSLVTTPLLFKLIPAVVHLGILLRWFSPESQVEIGLKGDILRSDISKQRIALISKDRLIHEV, from the exons atgaaacaaaagaagaaaagtaG AtcctttaaatttaataaagttttcAACCTGGATAATGACAATGGAGCTGAAGAGACCCCAACATTAATCGATAGAAAG GATAATGTATTTATCATATCAAATTTCAAATCCAAATACCCTGTGCTGCAGTTAGACTTGAG GCTCATATCAGACCTAGTTGTCGTCATTGTCTCTGCAACTTGTGGTGGAATTGCTTTTGCTTGTGCCGGACAACCG GTGCTTACTGGATACTTATTAGCAGGATCACTTGTTGGACCTGGAGGTCTGAATATTATCAGTGAAATGGTGCAA GTTGAAACAGTGGCTCAGTTTGGTGTAATTTTCCTTCTGTTTGCCCTTGGCCTGGAGTTCTCCACAACAAAG CTACGAGTTGTTCGTGCAGTTGCTATTCTTGGAGGGTTACTTCAAATTCTCTTTTTCATGTGCCTATGTGGAATTATAGCCTCG GCTTGTGGTGGCAGAGCTTCTGAGGGTGTATTTGTTGGAGCTTTTCTGTCTATGTCATCTACAGCAGTG GTTTACAAGTTCCTGATGGAGACAAATAGTACAAACGCTCTTCATGGTCAAGTGACTATTGGCACACTGATCTTACAG GACTGTGCTGTAGGATTGCTATTTGCTATGCTTCCAGTTCTTGGTGGAACTTCTGGTGTTATGCAGGGGGTCATTTCCATGACTAAATC GTTGGTGGTGTTGATTGCGTTCTTGGCAGCTCTAACAGTATTGTCGCGGACATGTGTGCCTTGGTTCTTGAAACTCATGATAAGTTTGTCATCACAG ACCAACGAACTTTATCAATTGGCATCAGTTGCATTTTGCCTTCTTGTTGCTTGG ACTAGCGACAAGCTTGGTCTCAGTTTAGAATTGGGTTCATTTGCTGCCGGAGTAATGATAGCCACAACTGATCTTGGTCAGCATACCCTTGAACAA GTTGAGCCTATTCGCAATATGTTTGCTGCTCTTTTCTTGTCTAGCATTGGCATGCTGATCCATGTTCATTTTCTATGGAATCATGTTGATATCTTGCTGGCATCAGTTATACTGGTTGTCATTGTGAAAACAATAGTAATTTCTGTTGTTGTCAAGGGATTTGGCTACAACAACAAAACTTCGCTTCTT GTCGGTATGTCTCTGGCACAAATAGGGGAATTTGCTTTTGTGCTTCTTAGTCGTGCCTCAAATCTGCATCTTGTTGAG GGGAGAGTGTATCTGCTGCTTCTTGGAACTACAGCCCTCAGTCTG GTAACTACTCCATTGCTTTTCAAGCTTATACCGGCAGTTGTGCACCTAGGCATCTTGTTACGCTGGTTTTCACCTGAAAGCCAAGTCGAG ATCGGACTCAAAGGAGACATTCTCCGGTCAGACATTTCTAAGCAGAGAATTGCCTTGATATCTAAGGATCGCTTGATACATGAAGTATGA